The Nitrospira sp. sequence CAATGTGGCTTTGAGCCCTACGGCAAAGACGAGCGCCGGGGGGTCTGCGCGCAGCATTCTGGCAATCTCCCGTCCATTCGAGAGGCTTCCCTCAAGGTTGTATTCTTTGACGGTAGCCTGTGGTGGAATCATTGTGCGAAATCCTTGAATCGCTTCATCGTAATATGAAATGTCAGCGGATTTGAGGATGGCGATCTCTGCCGCGACTGCGGAGTGAAGGGCGGGTAGCACGGCGAGCAATCCCAGTGCGAAGCACAGACGGAGGGGAGCAGGCCTTCTATGCGGATGACGATTGATATGCATGGAGATCTCAGACCTCAAAGCCTAGCTCAGTTGCTCTCCATATTTCAAATTGACGTCCTTGTATCAAGTCCGCGGCCGATTCCGTATCGAATCTAATACCGCAGCGTCAGCCATCCCATCAGTCGACTGCCGATGACATCGCCCAAGGGATGCTCCCGGTGCTTGTCGTTGAGCGCGTTGAACGCGGATATCGCGACCTCCGCTTCGCGTCGATAGCCGGCTACCGCGGCTTCCTGCCAGAACCGATAGGCCCCGCGCAGATTCAAGAGCTGGTAGCTCCCGACATGTGGATCGGGCTGGATTACGCCGAAGTCGGAGAACATTGAAAAAGCGGAAGAAAGCGGATAGGTGGCGGCACCGACCCAGTGATAGGTGATCTCCCCGCTGAGTCCGTTTTCCCACTGGCCTCGGAGACCGGCGTTGTATTTGAAGCGAGGCCCGCCGCGCTGAGAAGTTCCCGTGAGGGTCTGGCCGATTTGTTGATACGAAAAGTTGCCGAACCCGCTCAACCATTTGGTCGCTAGGAATTCAAGGCCGGCTTCGCCCCCAAAGATGTCGGCCACTCCACCTTGGATGGGTGCCGGGACAGTCGTGGTGATCAAGTCGGAGATGTGGTTATAAAAGATGGCCGCACGACCCCTGAGCCGGTGCTGTACATACCAACCCTGATACTCCAGTTCATAGGATACGATTTGCTCAGGCCTGAGATTTCCCCTCCCGTTTACTTGGATAGGGGGTGGCGAGGGAAAAGGAACTGGGAGGGTGATGAGCACCCGAGAGTCATGATAGGCCTCAAAAAACGTCGGTGGGCGGTACCCAACAGCCATGGTGGCCCGGAAAGAATGGTTCGGAGCCGGGGTAAACACAAGCGAACCGCGCGGACTGATGGTGGGACTGATGAAGGTATCGAGGTCATACCGCACTCCGCCGACTACTTGGAACATGGGTGACGGCTTCCATTCCCCCTGTACATAGAACCCCATGCGATCCTCGGTGCGAAAGCGATCAATGAAGTTATGCGAGAGGGTATTATGCCGGTAGTTGATTCCGGCGGTGAGGCGCGTGGTGTCCCCCAACTCGATTCCCTGCTGAGCTTCGATATTGTACGTGTTGCCTCGCAGCCTCTGATCAGAACTGAAGCTTCGGTCAGTGAAACGCAGCAACGGCGCAAGCAGGGGATTGGTCGCGACAAGGCCTTCATCGATATCGTAGCCGTTCCAAAATCCACGAATAAAAAAATTCGGTCGTTCATAGACCGCGTGGGCATGCCCAAAATCTGGCACGCCGGTTTGCACAGCCGCATCTGTAATGAGACCGTCGAAGTGATTCACATCAACGAGGCCACCAGAGAACGAGAGCTTGGATTCACCTCCCAGGGCATACTCCGTCTGCACATTGAACTTGTTATCGCGATACGCCAACTCGCTGCCGTTGCGCCACTGCCGGTTTTGATCGAGGCCGTACGAGAGACGGAATCCCAATTTCTTGTAACTGTTGGCATAGATGGCAGCGCTGTTGATCGTGCCGTAGGCCCCCCCACCAACTTGAGCGGTGACACCTTTTATCTCTTCCGGCGATTTCGTGATGATATTGATGATGCCATCGAAGGCATTGAAGCCGTAAAGGACGGAGGCTGGTCCTTTCTGGACCTCGATGCGTTTGATCTCCGGCAAGGTGACAGGAATTGCTTTCCAGTACACGCTTCCTTGCACATCGACATAGATGGAACGGCCATCGACCATGACCAAGAGTTTGTTGCTGACCAGTTGATTATCCCCACGCATGCTCACGTTGAAGTCCGCGCCTGTAACCTGCATCACTTCCAGGCCGGGAATGCGCCGGAGCACCGTGGGAAGATCCGGAGCGCCGGACTGGCGGATATCCTCATCGGTGATGACGTACACGTTAGACGGCGCTTGTGAGATCGGCTGCTCGTGCCGGCTGGCGATGCTGACGGTTTCCTCTCGCATGAAGAGAAGTTCCTCTTTCAGCGCTTGCTCTGACGTCGATGACGTGCGTGGAGGTTCCATGCTCTCGTCCTGTGCACGGACTGAGAACAGCGGAAAGAACGGAACGGTGCAGAGGATCAGGCAAATGAGATACCAGCACATCCCTGTTTGGAGCCTCTCGTATCAGAAACGCCGCAGGGTACTCCGGTCCTAGGGGCGATATCCATGCTTTTCCTCAGTTGCGAAAAACTACGTAGTCCGTGCCTCGTTCGATGCTGCCAAGGTGGATCGAATCGATTCAACCTGAATCCTATTGGATTCAGTTATGCAAACCTAGACATCCTGGTTGATGCGAACGCACATCGAGCGTTCAACCTAAAGCCTCCATTATTGGACGGAGTTTTAAGGGGCGCATGGTGCCACCGCGGACCACAATATCCGGCACGACAAGGGCCATTTCTGTGCCAAGCTTCTTCGAATTGCAACGGGAACATACGAGCGGGACAGTCACTTCCTAAATGCTGTCGTGGTTCTCAGGGATTTCAGCGAGCCGATCCGAAGGGAAACAGTAGTGTTAACGACAGGTAGGCAGGACCGCAGATTATTGTCGCTGGTCGTGAGTGACTTGCTGCTGTTCGGCGCAAGCGGTTGCGGTTCACCGGTTTCCGATGGGCCGGAGAATCCGGTGTCCCGCACGGAAGTTGGCAAGGCTGATGATCGCACGACAGCGGCGCCGGCGCTTGCTGGGAAAGCTCGCACAGAGCCGACGATAGGGGCCGAATTAACCGACACGAGTCTGCGTAGCGAGGACAGATCGCCCGATGTTCGTGTGCGTTACCGAGCGCTGGAACATTGGGAGCAACAAGACAGCAAACCGAGTTGGACCACAATGGTGGTCGCCGTGAGCCATTCGAAGCGGGAGGGGGCAGGCGTGCGGAGAAACCGTCTGCCCCCTCATCAGGGACCGGGCGCGGCGTTCAACTTCCAGTGTTCGGAATTCGGCTCCTTCGCGATACAAAAAACCGCTAACGATCAACTCGACGACTACGCCCACTGCATGGGAACGGATCTCCGCACCGGCATTAGCGGCGGGACTGGGATTGTGGGTTAGGGTGTGGGTGCAGAGCGGGAGCAGCTTAGACCACTGATCTCAGCAGGTCATCCTCTACTTGCACCATGGCGTTTCGTAGAGCATTCACGAGCTGCCGGTACCGCTCTTCGGCCCAGGCGTTGAAGGACTCCGCGTCCGAGAACACGAGGTCCCATGCCTTGGCGGCATCCAGCATCAAAAGCTGTTGAGGTTTGTTGTGTCCCGGGAACAAGACGATGAGGACCGCAGAGTTGCCGGTGAGGCTGATGTCGGTGAAGATGTGCACCATTGAGGCGGACGGAAGCAGAACGTCCCGCGAGGCGGCTTCAGCGATCGGGTGATACAGGCGATGCAACAACTGCGCGGTGACCTCGTGAGGATTGGCAGGGGTCAGGAGGCGCGGGTTTGGTTTTTCCCCGAACAAGTTCTCGGTCAGA is a genomic window containing:
- a CDS encoding TonB-dependent receptor — encoded protein: MEPPRTSSTSEQALKEELLFMREETVSIASRHEQPISQAPSNVYVITDEDIRQSGAPDLPTVLRRIPGLEVMQVTGADFNVSMRGDNQLVSNKLLVMVDGRSIYVDVQGSVYWKAIPVTLPEIKRIEVQKGPASVLYGFNAFDGIINIITKSPEEIKGVTAQVGGGAYGTINSAAIYANSYKKLGFRLSYGLDQNRQWRNGSELAYRDNKFNVQTEYALGGESKLSFSGGLVDVNHFDGLITDAAVQTGVPDFGHAHAVYERPNFFIRGFWNGYDIDEGLVATNPLLAPLLRFTDRSFSSDQRLRGNTYNIEAQQGIELGDTTRLTAGINYRHNTLSHNFIDRFRTEDRMGFYVQGEWKPSPMFQVVGGVRYDLDTFISPTISPRGSLVFTPAPNHSFRATMAVGYRPPTFFEAYHDSRVLITLPVPFPSPPPIQVNGRGNLRPEQIVSYELEYQGWYVQHRLRGRAAIFYNHISDLITTTVPAPIQGGVADIFGGEAGLEFLATKWLSGFGNFSYQQIGQTLTGTSQRGGPRFKYNAGLRGQWENGLSGEITYHWVGAATYPLSSAFSMFSDFGVIQPDPHVGSYQLLNLRGAYRFWQEAAVAGYRREAEVAISAFNALNDKHREHPLGDVIGSRLMGWLTLRY